The Longimicrobium sp. genome has a segment encoding these proteins:
- a CDS encoding response regulator: MTLSTVLLVEDNEDNRTIYTTILRHVGHDVIEASNGEDGIRLALERQPNVILMDVAMPGIDGWEATRRLKGDPQTARIPVIALTAHAMAEDRQRAVDAGCEGYLAKPIEPRRVVEEVARMLARIAAAE, translated from the coding sequence ATGACGCTTTCGACCGTGCTCCTCGTGGAGGACAACGAGGACAATCGTACCATTTACACTACCATCCTCCGCCACGTCGGGCACGACGTCATCGAGGCGTCCAACGGTGAAGACGGCATTCGCCTGGCGCTGGAGCGACAGCCCAACGTGATCCTGATGGACGTGGCGATGCCGGGAATCGACGGGTGGGAAGCCACTCGCCGGCTGAAGGGAGATCCGCAGACGGCGCGCATTCCCGTAATCGCGCTCACCGCCCACGCCATGGCCGAAGACCGCCAGCGCGCGGTGGATGCCGGCTGCGAAGGCTACCTCGCCAAGCCCATCGAGCCGCGGCGCGTGGTCGAAGAAGTCGCCCGCATGCTGGCGCGCATCGCCGCCGCCGAGTAG
- the corA gene encoding magnesium/cobalt transporter CorA, whose translation MSLNRRDLFRLPLARLSAAVADEPLQRPRPAPGSEPGLLMSHPEAAPPRVRVIAYGPLEITECEVDDLALLETMAGRWPVLWVNVDGVAHAPTLQRIGDIFGLHRLALEDLGEQAQRPKAEAYDDHLFVITRMARLTPALDLEQIAVFLGADFVLTFQERPGDVLDPLRQRIRNGHGRLRRAGADYLAYAVIDSIVDHYFPVTESYADRLDDIEDEVVGRPTRDTMNRLHLVKRDMMALRRAVWPMRDALSTLARDPSSLISTETQVYFRDTHDHVIQILDLVETYRDLGSSLTDLYLSAVSNRMNEIMKVLTIFAAVFIPLGFITGIYGMDVEHPRAWWWGLPFIFGLMAGTALIVLLWFARKGWLARNEP comes from the coding sequence ATGAGCCTGAACCGAAGAGACCTGTTCCGCCTGCCCCTGGCGCGCCTGTCCGCCGCCGTGGCCGACGAGCCCCTGCAGCGCCCGCGCCCGGCGCCGGGGTCCGAGCCGGGGCTGCTGATGTCGCACCCCGAGGCCGCGCCCCCCCGGGTGAGGGTGATCGCCTACGGCCCGCTGGAGATCACCGAGTGCGAGGTAGACGACCTGGCGCTGCTGGAAACGATGGCGGGGCGGTGGCCCGTGCTGTGGGTGAACGTGGACGGCGTGGCGCACGCCCCCACCCTTCAGCGCATCGGCGACATCTTCGGCCTTCACCGGTTGGCGCTGGAAGACCTGGGCGAGCAGGCGCAGCGCCCCAAGGCCGAGGCGTACGACGACCACCTGTTCGTCATCACGCGAATGGCCCGGCTGACCCCCGCGCTGGACCTGGAGCAAATCGCCGTATTCCTGGGCGCCGACTTCGTTCTCACCTTCCAGGAGCGGCCCGGCGACGTGCTGGACCCGCTCCGCCAGCGCATCCGCAACGGCCACGGGCGGCTGCGGCGCGCCGGGGCGGATTACCTGGCGTACGCGGTGATCGACTCCATCGTGGATCACTACTTTCCCGTCACCGAAAGCTACGCCGACCGGCTGGACGACATCGAGGACGAGGTGGTGGGCCGGCCCACGCGCGACACCATGAACCGGCTGCACCTGGTGAAGCGCGACATGATGGCGCTGCGGCGCGCCGTCTGGCCCATGCGCGACGCGCTGAGCACGCTGGCGCGCGACCCGTCGTCCCTGATTTCCACAGAAACGCAGGTGTACTTCCGCGACACCCACGACCACGTCATCCAGATCCTGGACCTGGTGGAAACCTACCGCGACCTGGGGTCCTCGCTCACCGACCTGTACCTCTCGGCCGTGAGCAACCGAATGAACGAGATCATGAAGGTGCTCACCATCTTCGCGGCCGTGTTCATTCCGCTGGGGTTCATCACCGGCATCTACGGGATGGACGTGGAGCACCCCCGGGCGTGGTGGTGGGGGCTCCCCTTCATCTTCGGGCTGATGGCGGGCACCGCCCTCATCGTGCTGCTGTGGTTCGCCCGCAAGGGATGGCTGGCCCGGAACGAACCCTGA
- a CDS encoding tetratricopeptide repeat protein, with amino-acid sequence MPMPSSRPAVPAARRRTRVPPALTRGPEAMPALGIVDEVAGELGVVLWRCARDVVLWASTPPARRSGLFTGTAAERRTRQLEALSIDPELAAPLAVMARVLESPAAIPERLLVNACRRLALWAEQQGHLATALEFTQAGALVAPESAALAYAVGRLARRRAEYDRAESWYARAIVQARRGGEHGVYARAYSGIGNLYYQRGNFPAAKRAYLRCLKASDRFGLDELRGSAYHDLFGVELETGAGPATEVFAELALSAYGANSRAVARLAFDVAYHWILRGRFSEALRVAQALAPHFHAAAERALVLSMIGRSAGGAGEAATFRDVAGRLDELLRSGVGEDSAARALLGLAFGAASLADWEVAESYAERAMDAGRDRREGKIVLAAEAALDSIRRRSAMARAQQAARRTLDLADRFVSALEVQSGPPLAAV; translated from the coding sequence ATGCCCATGCCGTCGTCCCGCCCGGCCGTGCCCGCCGCCAGGCGCCGCACGCGAGTTCCGCCCGCGCTCACCCGCGGGCCCGAGGCCATGCCCGCGCTGGGCATCGTCGACGAAGTGGCGGGCGAGCTGGGGGTGGTGCTGTGGCGCTGCGCGCGCGACGTGGTGCTGTGGGCGTCGACGCCGCCGGCCCGGCGATCCGGGCTGTTCACCGGGACCGCCGCCGAACGCCGGACGCGGCAGCTGGAGGCGCTTTCCATCGACCCAGAGCTGGCGGCTCCCCTGGCGGTGATGGCGCGCGTGCTGGAAAGCCCCGCCGCCATCCCCGAACGCCTGCTGGTGAACGCCTGCCGGCGCCTGGCGCTGTGGGCCGAGCAGCAGGGGCACCTGGCCACCGCGCTGGAATTCACGCAGGCCGGGGCGCTGGTGGCGCCCGAGAGCGCCGCGCTGGCCTATGCCGTCGGCCGCCTGGCCCGCCGCCGTGCGGAGTACGACCGCGCGGAAAGCTGGTACGCCCGGGCGATCGTACAGGCCCGGCGCGGCGGCGAGCACGGCGTGTATGCGCGCGCCTACTCCGGCATCGGCAACCTGTACTACCAGCGGGGCAACTTTCCGGCAGCCAAGCGGGCGTACCTGCGGTGCCTCAAGGCGTCCGACCGGTTCGGGCTGGACGAGCTGCGGGGAAGCGCGTACCACGACCTGTTCGGCGTGGAGCTGGAAACGGGGGCGGGTCCAGCCACCGAGGTTTTCGCCGAACTCGCGCTGTCGGCGTACGGCGCCAACTCCCGCGCGGTCGCGCGCCTCGCGTTCGACGTGGCGTACCACTGGATTTTGCGGGGAAGGTTTTCCGAGGCGCTCCGGGTGGCGCAGGCGCTGGCGCCGCACTTTCACGCGGCGGCGGAGCGCGCGCTGGTGCTGAGCATGATCGGCCGTTCGGCGGGCGGGGCCGGCGAGGCAGCGACGTTCCGCGACGTGGCGGGGCGGCTGGACGAGTTGCTGCGCTCCGGCGTCGGCGAAGACTCCGCCGCGCGGGCGCTCCTGGGGCTGGCTTTCGGCGCGGCCAGCCTTGCGGACTGGGAAGTGGCCGAATCGTACGCCGAACGGGCCATGGACGCGGGCCGCGACCGGCGCGAAGGCAAGATCGTGCTGGCGGCGGAGGCCGCGCTGGATTCCATCCGGCGGCGCTCCGCGATGGCGCGGGCCCAGCAAGCCGCCCGGCGCACCTTGGATCTCGCGGACCGTTTCGTGTCGGCGCTGGAGGTGCAGTCAGGCCCGCCGCTCGCCGCGGTTTAG
- a CDS encoding RNA polymerase sigma factor, whose product MNVTELFNEHYDALFRYLVRLTGDSDLAADAAQEAFVRLVERPPADRHPRAWLFAVATNVVRDSARARTRWFKLLSASPDRAPMGDVQPLPDAAAESAERKKAVRAALDRLSLKERTVLLMREEGFAHHEIAAAVGTTTGSVGTMLARALNKLAAELAPTSESLR is encoded by the coding sequence TTGAACGTTACCGAGCTCTTCAACGAGCACTACGACGCGCTGTTCCGCTACCTCGTGCGCCTTACCGGCGACAGCGACCTGGCGGCCGACGCCGCACAGGAGGCGTTCGTCCGCCTGGTGGAGCGGCCCCCGGCCGACCGGCATCCGCGCGCCTGGCTGTTCGCAGTGGCCACCAACGTGGTGCGCGACTCGGCGCGGGCGCGGACGCGGTGGTTCAAGCTGTTGTCGGCGTCGCCGGACCGGGCGCCGATGGGCGACGTGCAGCCGCTGCCCGACGCGGCCGCCGAGAGCGCGGAGCGCAAGAAGGCGGTTCGCGCGGCGCTCGACAGGCTGTCCCTGAAGGAACGGACGGTCCTGCTGATGAGGGAGGAGGGGTTCGCCCACCACGAGATCGCCGCCGCGGTAGGAACCACGACGGGGTCGGTGGGCACCATGCTGGCGCGCGCGCTCAACAAGCTGGCCGCCGAGCTCGCGCCAACTTCGGAGAGCTTGAGATGA
- the nfi gene encoding deoxyribonuclease V (cleaves DNA at apurinic or apyrimidinic sites), with product MTVAQAREIQQEMRGQLIRHPPAGFSPRLVAGADVSVERFKHYGYAALVVLRADTLEVVEQSASAAELRFPYVPGYLSFRELPPLQACWERLEQKPDVVVFDGQGYAHPRRFGLACHGGVLWDVPSVGCAKNLFVGTHGELGGERGDTSPIVHEGEVVGVALRTRTGAKPVYVSAGHRMDLETAVDLVLRLSPRYRQPETTRRAHQLVNEIRRADKAP from the coding sequence ATGACCGTGGCGCAGGCCCGCGAGATCCAGCAGGAGATGCGGGGACAGCTCATCCGTCATCCGCCGGCGGGCTTCTCGCCCCGGCTGGTCGCCGGCGCCGACGTGTCGGTGGAGCGCTTCAAGCACTACGGATACGCCGCACTGGTGGTGCTGCGGGCCGACACGCTGGAGGTGGTGGAGCAGTCCGCCAGCGCCGCCGAGCTGCGCTTTCCCTACGTTCCGGGCTACCTGTCGTTCCGCGAGCTTCCGCCGCTGCAGGCGTGCTGGGAGCGGCTGGAGCAGAAGCCCGACGTGGTGGTGTTCGACGGCCAGGGCTACGCGCATCCCCGGCGCTTCGGCCTGGCCTGCCACGGCGGGGTGCTGTGGGACGTGCCGAGCGTGGGGTGCGCCAAGAACCTGTTCGTCGGCACGCACGGCGAGCTGGGCGGCGAGCGCGGCGACACCAGCCCCATCGTGCACGAGGGCGAAGTGGTGGGAGTGGCGCTGCGGACGCGGACCGGGGCCAAGCCGGTGTACGTGTCGGCCGGCCACCGCATGGACCTGGAAACGGCGGTGGACCTGGTGCTTCGCCTGTCGCCCCGGTACCGCCAGCCGGAAACGACGCGCCGCGCGCACCAGCTGGTCAACGAGATCCGCCGCGCGGACAAGGCCCCATGA
- a CDS encoding STAS/SEC14 domain-containing protein: protein MERTRFIEHKGKRILLLDYAGARDPDEAVASVRQSMEFIARQPLNSLLVMTVVRDARYNAAVLQAMKELAAHNAPYVRASAVVGMSGLHRIAYQAVLMFSKRNIKTFDDEAQALDWLVSQD from the coding sequence ATGGAGCGAACCCGTTTTATCGAGCACAAGGGCAAGCGCATCCTGCTGCTGGACTATGCCGGCGCGCGGGACCCCGACGAGGCGGTGGCTTCCGTCCGCCAGTCGATGGAGTTCATCGCGCGGCAGCCGCTGAACTCGCTGCTGGTGATGACCGTGGTGCGCGATGCGCGCTACAACGCGGCCGTGCTGCAGGCCATGAAGGAGCTGGCCGCCCACAACGCGCCGTACGTACGGGCCAGCGCGGTCGTTGGGATGTCGGGGCTTCACCGCATCGCCTACCAGGCCGTGCTGATGTTTTCCAAGCGCAACATCAAGACCTTCGACGACGAGGCGCAGGCGCTGGATTGGCTGGTCAGCCAGGACTGA
- a CDS encoding FKBP-type peptidyl-prolyl cis-trans isomerase, with protein sequence MRRILLALALAVLPLAAWACGDSPTSIEDTRFAATLGVDLDSMTRTASGLYYADKTVGTGAVAQSGKTVGVYYKGSLPDGRVFDSLSSGAPLSFRLGTGAVIPGFDEGITGMKVGGKRLMVIPPSLGYGNRAAGSIPPNSILVFEVTLVSVQ encoded by the coding sequence ATGCGTCGCATTCTTCTTGCCCTGGCCCTCGCCGTGCTCCCCCTGGCTGCATGGGCGTGCGGCGATTCTCCCACGAGCATCGAGGACACCCGGTTCGCCGCCACCCTTGGCGTAGACCTGGATTCGATGACGCGCACCGCCAGCGGCCTGTACTACGCCGACAAGACGGTCGGCACGGGTGCGGTGGCGCAGAGCGGCAAGACGGTGGGCGTGTACTACAAGGGTTCGCTGCCCGACGGCCGCGTGTTCGATTCGCTGTCCTCCGGCGCGCCGTTGTCGTTCCGGCTCGGTACCGGGGCGGTCATTCCGGGCTTCGACGAGGGCATTACCGGGATGAAGGTGGGCGGCAAGCGGCTGATGGTCATTCCGCCGTCCCTGGGCTACGGCAACAGGGCGGCGGGAAGCATTCCGCCCAATTCCATCCTCGTGTTCGAGGTGACGCTGGTCTCGGTGCAGTAA
- a CDS encoding histidine phosphatase family protein: protein MGNAGRLYLARHGVTAANLRWVNVGIDAEPLLPAGREMARELAERVREQGIDEVWCSPIARARETAEIVAEACGLPLYEDAALREMDVGPWAGLTDDEISERFPEEFARWQADPAKFVMDGRETLPAVRQRVVAALERIRRRGRVSLAVTHTAPIRLARVHYAGEETNRFAEFMPANCQLLRLVESDGTARLEPVPDPSPAAAG, encoded by the coding sequence ATGGGCAACGCAGGACGGCTGTACCTGGCCCGCCACGGGGTGACGGCGGCCAACCTGAGGTGGGTGAACGTGGGGATCGACGCCGAGCCGCTGCTTCCCGCAGGGCGCGAGATGGCGCGCGAGCTGGCGGAGCGCGTCCGCGAGCAGGGGATCGACGAGGTGTGGTGCAGTCCCATCGCCCGCGCGCGCGAAACGGCCGAGATCGTGGCCGAAGCATGCGGGCTGCCGCTGTACGAGGACGCCGCGCTCCGCGAGATGGACGTCGGCCCCTGGGCGGGGCTCACGGACGACGAGATCTCCGAGCGGTTTCCCGAGGAGTTCGCGCGCTGGCAGGCAGACCCGGCTAAGTTCGTGATGGATGGCCGCGAGACGCTGCCCGCCGTCCGCCAGCGGGTGGTCGCGGCGCTGGAGCGCATCCGCCGGCGCGGGCGTGTGTCGCTGGCGGTGACCCACACCGCCCCCATCCGGCTGGCGCGGGTGCACTACGCGGGCGAGGAGACGAACCGGTTCGCCGAGTTCATGCCCGCCAACTGCCAGCTACTGCGGCTGGTGGAGTCCGACGGGACGGCCAGGCTGGAGCCGGTGCCCGATCCGTCGCCCGCGGCGGCCGGATGA
- a CDS encoding thioesterase family protein, protein MTRDDAAWECRFEVRWADLDGNRHVRNTAFSEYATHTRFSLLAGRGFTQARLEELRFGPVMMREEVRYKREVRFGDSLTVTLRCAGLSADVSHWRVHQDVLRADGREAALLTIQGGWMDLDTRKLMVPPGELAEVLQALPRTADFQELPSLLRRR, encoded by the coding sequence ATGACGAGGGACGATGCCGCCTGGGAGTGCAGGTTCGAGGTGCGCTGGGCCGACCTGGACGGCAACCGCCACGTGCGCAACACCGCGTTCAGCGAGTACGCCACCCACACGCGCTTCAGCCTGCTGGCGGGGCGGGGCTTCACCCAGGCCCGGCTGGAGGAGCTTCGCTTTGGCCCGGTGATGATGCGCGAGGAAGTGCGCTACAAGCGCGAGGTGAGGTTCGGCGACTCGCTCACGGTCACCCTGCGCTGCGCAGGCCTTTCGGCGGATGTGTCGCACTGGCGCGTGCACCAGGACGTGCTGCGCGCGGACGGGCGCGAGGCGGCGCTGCTCACCATCCAGGGCGGGTGGATGGACCTGGACACGCGAAAGCTGATGGTTCCGCCGGGCGAGCTGGCGGAGGTGCTGCAGGCGCTGCCGCGGACGGCGGATTTCCAGGAGCTTCCCTCGCTCCTGCGCCGGCGCTAG
- a CDS encoding SIMPL domain-containing protein: MMRMRDAGLFAAVLVASAVAAPFAAAQTNAAERVIRVTGTGQVRAAPDQATADFAVETTGATAQAAAAENAQRMERVIAALVRAGVPRERIETRDYNVFPDYDPRSMESGEPRIRGYRVMNTVSATLHDIARVGQVIDAALQAGANRVHGVRFGLRDPQRFRQQAIADAVRRARADAESVAAALGVQLGAVHEAHTAEFGMVPQPPVMYARDAMANMAESAPTPINPAEQMVRASVSVTYSIGATLR; this comes from the coding sequence ATGATGAGGATGAGAGATGCCGGCCTGTTCGCGGCCGTGCTCGTCGCGAGCGCCGTGGCCGCGCCGTTCGCCGCTGCGCAGACGAATGCCGCCGAGCGCGTGATCCGCGTGACCGGCACGGGGCAGGTGCGCGCCGCCCCCGACCAGGCGACGGCGGACTTTGCCGTGGAGACCACGGGCGCCACCGCGCAGGCCGCCGCGGCAGAGAACGCGCAGCGGATGGAGCGGGTGATCGCGGCACTGGTGAGGGCGGGCGTGCCCCGCGAGCGCATCGAGACACGCGACTACAACGTGTTTCCCGACTACGACCCGCGCAGCATGGAATCGGGCGAGCCGCGCATCCGGGGCTACCGGGTGATGAACACCGTGTCGGCCACGCTGCACGACATCGCCCGCGTGGGCCAGGTGATCGACGCGGCGCTGCAGGCCGGGGCCAACCGGGTGCACGGCGTGCGCTTCGGCCTGCGCGATCCCCAGCGCTTCCGCCAGCAGGCCATCGCCGACGCCGTCCGCCGCGCCCGCGCCGATGCCGAGTCCGTCGCCGCCGCCCTGGGCGTGCAGCTGGGCGCCGTGCACGAGGCGCACACGGCCGAGTTCGGCATGGTGCCGCAGCCGCCGGTGATGTACGCCCGGGATGCGATGGCGAACATGGCCGAAAGCGCGCCTACCCCCATCAACCCGGCCGAACAGATGGTCCGCGCGTCGGTTTCCGTCACCTACTCCATCGGCGCCACCCTGCGCTGA